A DNA window from Hordeum vulgare subsp. vulgare chromosome 1H, MorexV3_pseudomolecules_assembly, whole genome shotgun sequence contains the following coding sequences:
- the LOC123449190 gene encoding uncharacterized protein LOC123449190, protein MARDGASAERRRVALRVLLARGEGSSSSPPPRGPEEARGSKQQWLALRLRDLGCASAAASRAHAPVAASASVRPAADDEEEDEDWRESRRRRRRRERRAARAAGGGAAPAGDVWCTCTPGIPFAAEASSVDCVVARHHHHHAPAPGRRGEADRRHRERTAEQRARRVTMREHISSSFMDSPPRFHMPFHDADLLHSGRHRHITGFGHPYDRTEEEIMMFRTRLLLGRMGMYDQYQDWRLDVDNMNYEELLALEDRIGYVSTGLREDEIVRGLRVGKHQAFERKHFSTETERRCSICQEDFEASEEVGRLSCGHGYHVHCIKQWLSRKNACPLCKIPVSKP, encoded by the exons ATGGCCCGCGACGGCGCGTcggcggagcggcggcgggtggCGCTGCGGGTCCTGCTGGCGCGCGGcgagggctcctcctcctctcccccgcCGCGGGGGCCGGAGGAGGCGCGGGGGAGCAAGCAGCAGTGGCTCGCGCTGCGCCTGCGCGACCTCGGCTGCGCGTCCGCCGCCGCGTCCCGGGCCCACGCGCCCGTCGCCGCCTCGGCCTCGGTCCGCCCCGCcgcggacgacgaggaggaggacgaggactggCGCGAGAGCCGGCGCCGGCGGAGGCGGAGGGAGAGGAGGGCCGCGAGGGCCGCGGGAGGCGGCGCCGCGCCTGCTGGGGACGTGTGGTGCACGTGCACCCCGGGGATTCCCTTCGCCGCCGAGGCCTCGTCCGTGGACTGCGTCGTggcgcgccaccaccaccaccacgcgccAGCTCCGGGCCGCCGCGGGGAGGCGGACAGGCGACACCGGGAG AGGACCGCCGAGCAGCGGGCGCGCAGGGTCACCATGCGGGAGCACATATCCTCGTCCTTCATGGACTCGCCGCCGCGCTTCCACATGCCGTTCCACGACGCCGACCTCCTACACTCAGGCCGCCACCGCCACATCACCGGATTCGGCCACCCCTACGACAGGACCGAGGAAGAG ATAATGATGTTTCGAACGAGACTATTGTTGGGAAGAATGGGCATGTATGATCAATACCAGGATTGGCGCCTTGACGTCGATAACATGAATTACGAG GAGCTACTCGCGCTCGAGGACAGGATCGGCTATGTAAGCACAGGGCTTCGCGAAGATGAGATTGTTCGCGGCCTTAGGGTGGGCAAACACCAGGCGTTCGAGCGCAAGCATTTCTCAACAGAGACGGAGCGGCGCTGCAGCATTTGTCAA GAAGATTTTGAAGCGAGTGAGGAAGTAGGGAGGCTGAGCTGCGGCCACGGCTACCATGTGCACTGCATCAAGCAGTGGCTCTCCCGGAAGAACGCCTGCCCACTTTGCAAGATCCCCGTCTCAAAACCATGA
- the LOC123449177 gene encoding protein PLASTID MOVEMENT IMPAIRED 2-like has product MAAMEGARVRAARGYGGGNESVSVGDGMSIFGQSQSQSQSIDVRRRGKPRRRATLPKVVKNVSYDVKQVARSGSGTDRLPHRRLAATPEKETHKEKARVDPELFAGKTLEQLVEQADAKQLVEKADAKEGLEKERAHAVVAAEPELPAVMAKKQLERQGSRRSELLKGPRANVGGLAVDVGGARPMESSGGATYAEVMRELGRVKRELRELQREVKAAREAKAGMAVAEEDAASASSAATRSAGSVVALGAKERNEANEARVAFELTGAGRSSTREREEEVTRWTPPTMGLQRGAAMSRASVSSELEAWLTAASSDDRRLRHGFGHSSDSEITDEGHDSSPSLQAAEAKLGMARAELESAKGESIQFTASMERTRTEAARLAEEINRLEEQEKKAGAQVRQLEAALRDAKCRLGAVTAADEMAGEILADLEATLQQLEEETEAAEKEKALMEPESRCVQDDADSVDAEIAAAEQRIRGSIRELEAARASEAAATERLRAAVESVALERASMAPRRSGNVTLPRFEYEYLTGRAEVVRAVADKKVAAAEAWVEARRAGEKEMIMRAEAIERELGVGEAAAVDDESAAEQQRPRDGLQRAHTSRRAAMVKGSSAATSRRKTPSPPPLARHPRGQALAIRSYLKLVGGKCTRP; this is encoded by the exons ATGGCGGCAATGGAGGGCGCGAGGGTCCGAGCGGCGCGGGGCTACGGCGGCGGCAACGAGTCGGTGTCGGTGGGCGACGGCATGAGCATCTTCGGCCAGAGCCAGAGCCAGAGCCAGAGCATCGACGTGCGGCGGCGCGGGAAGCCCAGGCGGCGGGCCACGCTGCCCAAGGTCGTCAAG AACGTGTCGTATGATGTCAAGCAGGTGGCCAGGTCCGGGTCCGGCACGGATCGGCTGCCGCACCGGCGTCTGGCCGCCACGCCGGAGAAGGAGACGCACAAGGAGAAGGCGCGCGTGGACCCTGAGCTGTTCGCGGGCAAGACGCTGGAGCAGCTGGTGGAGCAGGCCGACGCCAAGCAGCTGGTGGAGAAGGCTGACGCCAAGGAAGGACTGGAGAAGGAGAGGGCGCACGCCGTCGTTGCCGCGGAGCCTGAGCTGCCGGCGGTCATGGCCAAGAAGCAGCTGGAGCGGCAGGGGTCTCGCAGGTCGGAGCTCCTCAAAGGACCGCGCGCGAACGTAGGTGGCCTCGCCGTCGACGTCGGTGGTGCTCGGCCGATGGAGTCTAGCGGCGGCGCGACGTACGCCGAGGTGATGCGGGAGCTGGGCCGCGTCAAGAGGGAGCTGCGGGAGCTGCAGCGCGAGGTGAAGGCCGCGAGGGAGGCCAAGGCCGGCATGGCCGTGGCCGAGGAGGACGCGGCGTCGGCGTCGTCCGCGGCGACGAGGAGCGCTGGTTCTGTCGTCGCCCTCGGCGCGAAGGAACGGAATGAAGCAAACGAGGCGCGCGTCGCCTTTGAGCTCACCGGAGCTGGCCGGTCGTCTaccagggagagagaggaggaggtcaCGAGGTGGACGCCGCCGACCATGGGGCTGCAGAGAGGCGCGGCCATGAGCCGCGCGAGCGTGTCGAGCGAGCTCGAGGCGTGGCTCACCGCGGCGAGCTCCGACGACAGACGGCTCCGGCACGGTTTCGGCCACTCCTCGGATTCGGAGATCACCGACGAGGGACACGACAGCTCGCCGTCGCTGCAGGCGGCGGAAGCCAAGCTGGGCATGGCGCGGGCGGAGCTCGAGTCCGCCAAAGGAGAGAGCATCCAGTTCACGGCGTCCATGGAGCGCACGCGCACGGAGGCGGCGCGGCTCGCCGAGGAAATCAACCGGctcgaggagcaggagaagaaggccGGCGCGCAGGTGCGGCAGCTGGAGGCCGCGCTGCGCGACGCCAAGTGCAGGCTGGGCGCCGTCACGGCCGCCGACGAGATGGCCGGCGAGATCCTCGCCGACCTGGAGGCGACGCTGCAGCAGCTGGAGGAGGAGACCGAGGcggcggagaaggagaaggcgctGATGGAGCCGGAGAGCCGGTGCGTCCAGGACGACGCGGACAGCGTGGACGCCGAGATCGCGGCCGCCGAGCAGAGGATCAGGGGCtcgattagggagctggaggcggCGAGGGCGTCGGAGGCCGCGGCGACGGAGAGGCTGAGGGCCGCCGTCGAGAGCGTGGCGTTGGAGAGGGCGTCCATGGCGCCGCGGAGGTCCGGGAACGTGACGCTCCCGAGGTTCGAGTACGAGTACCTGACCGGGCGCGCCGAGGTGGTCCGCGCGGTCGCCGACAAGAAGGTGGCGGCAGCCGAGGCGTGGGTGGAGGCGCGGCGGGCCGGCGAGAAGGAGATGATAATGCGCGCCGAGGCGATCGAGAGGGAGCTCGGGGTCGGAGAAGCAGCGGCCGTGGACGACGAGAGCGCGGCGGAGCAGCAGAGGCCGCGTGACGGCTTGCAGCGCGCGCACACGTCGAGGAGAGCCGCGATGGTGAAGGGCTCATCGGCGGCGACATCAAGAAGGAAGACGCCATCGCCGCCGCCGTTGGCGCGGCACCCGCGAGGGCAGGCGCTCGCCATAAGAAGCTATCTGAAGCTCGTGGGCGGGAAATGCACGAGGCCATAG
- the LOC123449184 gene encoding phytochrome-associated serine/threonine-protein phosphatase 3-like: MDLDLWIVKVKEGQHLAEHELQSLCEYVKEILIEESNVQPVNSPVTVCGDIHGQFHDLMKLFATGGHVPDTNYIFMGDFVDRGFNSLEVFTILLLLKARYPGHITLLRGNHESRQLTQVYGFYDECQRKYGNANAWRYCTDVFDYLTLSAIINGTVLCVHGGLSPDVRTVDQMRTIDRNCEIPHEGPFCDLMWSDPEEIETWGVSPRGAGWLFGSRVTTEFNHVNNLELVCRAHQLVQEGLKYMFQDKGLVTVWSAPNYCYRCGNVASILSFSETMERDVKIFTETDENNQMRGPRSSVPYFL; the protein is encoded by the exons ATGGATTTGGATCTGTGGATCGTCAAGGTCAAGGAGGGGCAGCACCTCGCCGAGCACGAGCTCCAGTCCCTCTGCGAATAC GTGAAGGAGATCCTCATCGAGGAGTCGAACGTGCAGCCGGTCAACAGCCCCGTGACGGTGTGCGGCGACATCCACGGCCAGTTCCACGACCTCATGAAGCTCTTCGCCACCGGCGGCCATGTCCCCGACACCAACTACATATTCATG GGCGACTTTGTCGACCGCGGGTTCAACAGCCTCGAGGTCTTCACCATTCTTCTGCTTCTGAAAGCTAG GTATCCTGGCCACATAACCCTTCTGCGTGGAAACCATGAAAGCAGACAGTTGACGCAG gtTTATGGTTTTTATGACGAGTGTCAGAGGAAGTATGGGAATGCAAATGCATGGCGGTATTGCACTGATGTTTTTGATTACCTTACTCTTTCAGCAATCATTAATGGCACA GTCCTCTGTGTTCATGGTGGCCTTTCACCTGATGTACGCACAGTTGATCAG ATGCGTACAATTGATCGCAACTGTGAAATTCCTCATGAAGGACCTTTTTGTGATCTGATGTGGAGTGACCCAGAAGAGATTGAGACATGGGGTGTTAGTCCCCGTGGAGCAGGTTGGCTTTTTGGATCACGGGTGACAACCGAG TTCAACCATGTTAACAATCTTGAGTTAGTTTGCCGGGCTCACCAACTAGTCCAGGAAGGCCTAAAGTACATGTTCCAAGACAAGGGTCTTGTAACT GTGTGGTCTGCACCTAATTATTGTTACAGATGTGGGAATGTTGCTTCTATACTAAGCTTCAGCGAAACTATG GAAAGAGACGTCAAAATCTTCACAGAGACGGACGAGAATAACCAAATGCGAGGGCCTAGAAGTTCTGTCCCGTACTTCCTTTGA